A stretch of the Uranotaenia lowii strain MFRU-FL chromosome 3, ASM2978415v1, whole genome shotgun sequence genome encodes the following:
- the LOC129752170 gene encoding ovochymase-1-like: MQSVILLLSAALLLQNVQSGEISVSNGSEPICLVIRDPTGQSTFYKFPWNVALYFKQSDELQSNSVVKKCGGTLIDEQRVITSANCVVNSNGESINASEIEVRLGDHNEAENFSTEQTQAVQQIIIHPKFDGNRHNIAFLVLNESVKINNFVNPICFGSTSKDIHVGDQGLILGWSIKEYGAFPRKRVMSHVMVVNNSECADSGAISIESLDSNEVFCARNLNVFDTCFKNTGDGVYFASNGQYHLEGIATLPKGGETERCETSEYLVFTNYIESFARSVFAVLDGNNADTKSNRDRRAITGPLPIPPPMPEHKLQD, from the exons ATGCAATCGGTAATCTTGTTGTTGTCGGCGGCACTTTTGCTGCAAAATGTTCAATCGGGCGAAATTTCCGTTAGTAACGGATCCGAGCCAATCTGTCTAGTAATAAGAGATCCCACAGGCCAAAGTACTTTCTATAAGTTTCCATGGAATGTGGCTTTGTACTTCAAGCAATCTGATGAGCTTCAGAGCAATTCGGTTGTCAAAAAATGCGGAGGAACCCTGATTGATGAGCAACGGGTTATCACATCTGCAAACTGTGTAGTAAATTCCAACGGAGAGTCGATCAATGCATCTGAGATCGAGGTACGTTTGGGAGATCACAATGAAGCAGAAAATTTCTCAACGGAACAAACCCAAGCCGTCCAGCAGATTATCATTCATCCAAAGTTTGACGGAAATCGACATAACATTGCATTCTTGGTGCTTAACGAGTCGGTCAAGATTAACAACTTCGTTAATCCAATTTGCTTTGGATCAACTTCTAAGGATATCCATGTGGGTGATCAGGGCTTGATTTTGGGCTGGAGCATCAAAGAATATGGCGCCTTTCCAAGAAAACGTGTGATGTCTCACGTGATGGTGGTAAACAACTCCGAGTGTGCTGACAGTGGGGCGATCTCAATCGAAAGCCTCGACTCAAATGAAGTTTTTTGTGCAAGAAATTTGAATG TTTTCGATACCTGTTTCAAGAACACTGGTGACGGAGTTTATTTCGCTTCCAATGGGCAGTATCACCTTGAAGGGATTGCTACATTGCCTAAGGGCGGAGAAACAGAACGTTGCGAAACTAGTGAATATTTGGTGTTCACAAAC TATATCGAAAGCTTCGCCAGGAGTGTTTTTGCTGTTTTGGACGGAAATAATGCTGACACCAAATCAAACAGAGATCGCAGAGCTATAACGGGACCACTTCCTATTCCGCCACCAATGCCGGAACATAAACTACAGGATTAA